The DNA window GCGGGCGGCACATCACGCGGGCCGGCGCATTCAGCGGCTCTCCAGGATGCGGGAAGAACCTACGATGGTTTCATGGGAAGCGCGAGACGACCTTAGCTTTGGATTTCAGTTGGGCTTTCCTTGCGAACTCCAATCCAGCCCCGTCGCAGCTGATCCAAGTTGACAGCAATGGCACCCGCGGCGGCCATCACAGCTAAGGCGGCCCAGGTGAATGCGTAGACGAGATGGTTGTTCGAGAAGGCGATGACCGTCAAACCTGCGACAGGTAGGCCAGCGTCACCCGGCGAGCGTTCGGCATCGATGAAATAGGGCGCAACGTCACCCAACCCACGCGCGGCAGCGATCGCGGCCACGTCACGTGAGAACCAGCGGTCGGATCGAGGGTCGTTCATGCGCAGGAAACCGCCCCGTGGCTCTGACATGCGCAGGAGACCGACCACCGTGGCGGGCTTTGGGCCCGGCCGCCACGAAGTCGGCTCGCGCCCTGACGCGGGAACGAAGCCGCGGTTGACGAGGATCGTCGTTCCATCATCTCGGGCCAAGGGGGTGACGACCCAATACCCGCCACCCAAGGCGGTCACGGCCTGGACAAACGTTGAGCGATCCTCAAGCCAGTCACCCGTTGCAAACACGCGACGATATTCGTCCGTAGCAGATCTCACGTCAGACCAGCGTCCTGGTCCTGGCGCTGGAATCGGGGCTGCGTGGACGCGTGCCTCCACACGTTCGATCAGGTCAAGCTTGTAGGCGCGGCGATGGACTTGCCAGGCGGCGAGCGCGACGAGCAAGGCCACGAAAAGCAGCGCAGCGACATCGAAGGCGACCAACATCGCGATTCGCTTGCCCGTCAGGGCCGTTGCAGCGCCTCGTGGGGCGACATCGGCATCATGTTCTGGTCCATGTGGTACATAACCCATATCGAGCCAACCAGCGTGATGACGACAAGAATGAGGGTGAACAACAGGGCCAGAAAGGTCCAGCCGCCCTCCGACTTCGTGTTCATATGCAGGAAATAGATCATATGGACAACGATCTGCGCCGCAGCCAGCACTATGATGATGATGC is part of the Microvirga terrae genome and encodes:
- a CDS encoding SURF1 family protein is translated as MLVAFDVAALLFVALLVALAAWQVHRRAYKLDLIERVEARVHAAPIPAPGPGRWSDVRSATDEYRRVFATGDWLEDRSTFVQAVTALGGGYWVVTPLARDDGTTILVNRGFVPASGREPTSWRPGPKPATVVGLLRMSEPRGGFLRMNDPRSDRWFSRDVAAIAAARGLGDVAPYFIDAERSPGDAGLPVAGLTVIAFSNNHLVYAFTWAALAVMAAAGAIAVNLDQLRRGWIGVRKESPTEIQS
- the cyoD gene encoding cytochrome o ubiquinol oxidase subunit IV, with the translated sequence MSQVAEPGTTRQSQGQSEVHGEHHSHGAQGTFRSYMTGFILSLILTAIPFWLVMGDVLGDTRTTSIIIIVLAAAQIVVHMIYFLHMNTKSEGGWTFLALLFTLILVVITLVGSIWVMYHMDQNMMPMSPHEALQRP